CGCGCTCCGCCATGATCGCGCCGCTTCTAAGCAGACAGCGGAAGTGGCTGTACCCTATAAACGGCTCCAGGAAGGCAACGGACGGCCGCGAGCCCCCGCGGGACACGCCCCCTCTACCCTAATATGGCGGCGGGGGGCGGTGTCGGACGCGGGGCCAACGGCGGGGGCGGTGCTCTATGCAAATCAGCGCCACGAACGTAAATAGAAAGGCCCGAGGAAGGCTCGTTCCGCGCGCCGGCGGGGGGCGGGTGGAGGGGCgcgctggctggctggctggctggctggctggctggctggctggctggctggctggctggctggcgcGCGTGTCTGCCCCCCCGCTGATGTCACGCGCGCAAACCCGGGCGCGCCTCTCGCGCGTGGTGGGAAAAgagggcgtggccggcggcgccCCTCTCTGCCTCCATATAGGGAATGGAatgcgggggcggggccgccgcggcCTCAGGCCGGTCACCTCTGCTGGGAAAGCCGGCGGGCGGGGAGAGCCGCGCCTCACAGCCCGAAAATACGGTAACGGCGGAACCGGAAAGAAGGGGGAGTCTCGGCGGGCAGGTGAGAAGCGCCCACACGAGGAAAAAGGCCCAGATTCGTGTCCCAGAGGGGTACTGAAAGGGGACAACCTTCTCTGGAGCAGGAGACGGAGCGGGTACCCCTTACGCAGCAGGTACCTCAGCGAGGCGCGccccaattttattttttcccccctctattAGTGGCACTACGGTAGCCGGGGCCGCGGGTGGCCCGGCGCGTGCAGGCCCCGCGGGTGGCGCGCGCGCGCGGCGGGCGGGTTCCCAGCCCCGTGCGAGGTCCTGGCGGCCGGTTCGCTCCGCAGATGCTCCGGTTGGGAACCGCTCCGGCCGCCCGAGGGGAAGGGGCTTGGCGCCACAGACCCGCGGTGAGTCAATTGGACGCAGTTAGCGCGTTGTGCTTGCCTTGGTGTCTTTGGCCATCTGTCCCGGTTAATGTTTAGCGAGCGGTGCGGTTGCAGGAGAGAGTGAAGCCGaaagaattaattttatttttctgtattcataTAAAAAGCATACCATTACGGGGCCGTACCGACTCCTCAAGTTAAACGGCCTTCGTAAAAATAAACAAGAGAAAATGAACGACAGTGT
The Patagioenas fasciata isolate bPatFas1 chromosome Z, bPatFas1.hap1, whole genome shotgun sequence DNA segment above includes these coding regions:
- the LOC136115555 gene encoding uncharacterized protein isoform X1 produces the protein MQISATNVNRKARGRLVPRAGGGRVEGRAGWLAGWLAGWLAGWLAGWLARVSAPPLMSRAQTRARLSRVVGKEGVAGGAPLCLHIGNGMRGRGRRGLRPVTSAGKAGGRGEPRLTARKYGNGGTGKKGESRRAGEKRPHEEKGPDSCPRGVLKGDNLLWSRRRSGYPLRSRCSGWEPLRPPEGKGLGATDPRSLLSGRISVNITTPFSSSHTSCCKT
- the LOC136115555 gene encoding uncharacterized protein isoform X2, with amino-acid sequence MQISATNVNRKARGRLVPRAGGGRVEGRAGWLAGWLAGWLAGWLAGWLARVSAPPLMSRAQTRARLSRVVGKEGVAGGAPLCLHIGNGMRGRGRRGLRPVTSAGKAGGRGEPRLTARKYGNGGTGKKGESRRAGEKRPHEEKGPDSCPRGVLKGDNLLWSRRRSGYPLRSRSLLSGRISVNITTPFSSSHTSCCKT